CGGTGGGACGCGACGATGCCGGAGTCGGCCATCAGCGCCACGAGGTTGGCCGCGGACGCCGCCTGGCCTGGGTGCGGCCGGATCGCCTGTAGTTCGGCGGCGAAGACCCGGTCGGTGCCGAGCTGGCCCTCGACCGACATCGCGGCGGAGATGTCGGCGGTGCGGACGAGCATCTCCATGTCACTGATCGCCATCACCAGCATGCCGAGCATGCCGTCGGTGCCGTTGATCAGCGCTAGCCCTTCCTTGGCGACCAGCTCGACCGGTGTGAGCCCGGCCGCAGCAAGTGCGTCGGCGGCGGGCATCCGCTCGCCCGATGCGTCGCGGACATCGCCCTCACCCATCAGCGCCAGCGCACAGTGCGACAACGGCGCGAGGTCGCCGGAGCAGCCCAGCGAGCCGTACTCGTAGACCAGCGGGGTGATGCCGTGCGTGAGCAGTCCGGCGAGCAGCTGGGCCGTCTCGCGGCGTACGCCGGTGTGCCCGGTCGCGAGCGTCGAGAGGCGCAGCAGCATCAGCCCGCGCACCACCTCGCGCTCGACCTCGGGCCCGGAGCCGGCCGCGTGCGAGCGCACGAGCGAGCGCTGAAGCTGGGCGCGCATCTCGGTCGGGATGTGCCGGGTCGCCAGCGCGCCGAAGCCGGTCGAGATGCCGTACGACGGCGTGGCGGCTGCCGCTAGCTCCTCGACGACCGCCCGGGCCCGGTCGATAGCCGCGCAGGCCTCTTCGGTCAGCTCGACCGGCGCACCGTCGCGTGCGACAGCCACCAGCTCGGCGAAGGAGACGGGGCCTGTGCTCACCGGCACCGGGGTGAGAGTCGTTGTAGCCATGGCTCCATACAAGCCCCCCGGGCTGGCCACGTGCCAGACCCGTGCTGCCCGCGCTGTCTCGGATGCCAGACTTCACCCCGCGGGAGGTAGTGAGCGCCGACCCGAGTGTGACACGGTGGCGGACTGGCACGGCGCGCCGCTCCGGATGCCGTGCAGGAGGAGGAACCCGAGATGAACACCACCACAGTCATCGTGATCGTCGTCATCGTCGTCGTCGTCATTGCCCTGATCGGGCTCGTCGCCGCGTCCATGCGCAAGAAGAACCGTCAGGACAACGCTGCCCGTGCCGGCCAGCTCCGCGAAGAGGCGGACACCCGGGCTGCCGCGATCCCCGAGACGCAGGCAGAGGCCAAGGTGGCCCAGGCCCAGGCCGAGAAGGCCCGGCTGGAGTCACAGCGCGCCGAGGAGCGGGCGACGGAGGCCAGCCAGGCCGCCACGCAGCAGCAGGCGGCCCACGAGGACCAGATCCGGGCCGCCGACCGCCTCGACCCCGACGTCGACACCCGGGCCGAGGACTACTCGCCCCAGACGATTCGGGACGACTCCACCACGGCGGCGCCGGCAACCGCCCAGGCCGGCGGCACCGAGTACGACGCCGACGGCCGGCCGATCGTCGACCCGCACCACGTCGGTCCCCGGTTCGACAGTGACGGCCGCCCGATCGAGTCGGGCGAGGGCGGCAGCCACCGCGCGTGATGACCGCGCGGTGAGGCGGGGCTGGGGCAGGATGCGGCCATGAGCCAGGTGCCGGCCGCAACGAAGACGTTGCGCGTGCTGCGGTTCCTGGCCAGCCAGCCCGACCCGGTGCCCCTGGACCGGATCGTGCGCGCCTGCGACCTGCCTCGCTCCACGGCGTACCACCTGCTCAACGCGATGATCGACGAGGGCTTCGTCGTGCACCTGCCCGACGAGCACCGCTACGGGCTGGGCGTCGCCGCGTTCGAGGTCGGCAGCGGCTATGCCCGACAGGCTCCCCTGCAGCGCCTCGCCCGCCGGCATCTGATGGCCCTGGTCGACACCACCGGCTGTGCCGCCCACCTCGCGGTGCCACACGGCCGGGACGTGCTCTACGTGCTCGAGGAGCGGGTCCCGGGCCGGCCACCACTGGTGACCGACGTCGGAGTGCGGCTGCCCGCCCACCTCACCGCCAGTGGCCGCGCGATCCTGGCTGCGCTGCCGGCCGCGCAGGTCCGCGCGCTGTATCCCGACAAGGAGTCGTTCGTCGAGCGACACGGCCACGGGCCGCGCTCACTCACCGCGCTGCGGACAATGCTGAGCGACACCCGGCAACGTGGGTACGCCGTCGAGGACGGCGAGGTCACGCCCGGCTTCGCCAGCGTGGCGGCCGCCGTACTCGATCACAATGCGCATCCGGTCGCCTCCGTCGCGGTCACCTGGCCCGCGGCTGATGACCGGAGACCCGACGTCACCGCCGGGGCGGTTCGGCAAACGGCACGGCTCCTGAGCCGCCGGCTGTCCGGCCGCTGACGCTGAAAAGCCGCCGGCCCGACTCGTGGATTCGAGTCGGGCCGGCGGATCAGGGGATTTGTCAGTTAGCGCGGATGCGGCGACGGTCGCCGGTGACCACGAGGCCACCGCCGGCCACCAGGCCGAGACCGAGGAGCAGGGCCAGGCCGAGGAGCGCCGGGCTACCGGTGGCGGGCAGGAAGCCGTCGTTGGACGGGGTGTCGGAGCCGGTGCCACCCGCGCCGCCACCGCCGGCGTTGTTGTCGCCGGCGTTGTTGTCGCCGCCGTTGTTGTCGCCGCCACCAGCGTTGTCGCCGCCACCAGCGTTGTCGCCGCCACCGGTGACACAGTCGACCACGAAGCTGCCGGTGACGAGCTGGGCGCCACCCGCGGAGACCGTGACGGTGTAGGTGCCGTCCTCGACCACCGGGCCGGTGACCTGCTGCGACTGGCCCGCGGCGACCGTAACGACCTGGCTGACCCCGTTGACGTTGACGGTGAACTCGACCGGGATGTTGGAGCCGGTGTTGGTCAGGGTCGCGGTGTACGACGTGCAGTCATGCGTCACGGCGGCTGCAGGGGCGGCGGTCTCACAGTTCTGGGTGAACATGCTGCTCACCAGCTCCGCGCCGCCACCGCGCACCGTGATCGTGTTGGTG
This is a stretch of genomic DNA from Nocardioides sp. InS609-2. It encodes these proteins:
- the hutH gene encoding histidine ammonia-lyase, whose protein sequence is MATTTLTPVPVSTGPVSFAELVAVARDGAPVELTEEACAAIDRARAVVEELAAAATPSYGISTGFGALATRHIPTEMRAQLQRSLVRSHAAGSGPEVEREVVRGLMLLRLSTLATGHTGVRRETAQLLAGLLTHGITPLVYEYGSLGCSGDLAPLSHCALALMGEGDVRDASGERMPAADALAAAGLTPVELVAKEGLALINGTDGMLGMLVMAISDMEMLVRTADISAAMSVEGQLGTDRVFAAELQAIRPHPGQAASAANLVALMADSGIVASHRGPDCNRVQDAYSLRCSPQVHGGVRDTITHAASVAERELASAVDNPVVLAAADGQSGRVESNGNFHGAPVAYVLDFLAIVAADLASISERRTDRFLDKARNHGLPPFLADDPGVDSGHMIAQYTQAAIVSELKRLANPASVDSIPSSAMQEDHVSMGWSAARKLRRAVDGLSRVVAIEVLTAARALDLRAPLVPSPATAAVVSLLRESGIEGPGPDRHLSPEIEIAVSLVQSGAVLAAAEAVIGELK
- a CDS encoding IclR family transcriptional regulator, with the protein product MSQVPAATKTLRVLRFLASQPDPVPLDRIVRACDLPRSTAYHLLNAMIDEGFVVHLPDEHRYGLGVAAFEVGSGYARQAPLQRLARRHLMALVDTTGCAAHLAVPHGRDVLYVLEERVPGRPPLVTDVGVRLPAHLTASGRAILAALPAAQVRALYPDKESFVERHGHGPRSLTALRTMLSDTRQRGYAVEDGEVTPGFASVAAAVLDHNAHPVASVAVTWPAADDRRPDVTAGAVRQTARLLSRRLSGR